Part of the Polyodon spathula isolate WHYD16114869_AA chromosome 30, ASM1765450v1, whole genome shotgun sequence genome, tgtttcaCTCTGTATCAATGAAAAAAAGCTTGAGTAAATACTGGCAATTCACTCCCCCCCCCACAGATACAAGGGGAGTCTAAAACGGTGAAAGACAGCAAAGCTGTCAAGTACAAGGGAGTTTTTGGCACAATCACCACCATGGTGAGGACTGAGGGGGCGAGGAGTCTGTACAGTGGGCTGGTAGCCGGTCTCCAGCGCCAGATGAGCTTCGCTTCCGTCCGCATCGGTCTCTATGATTCCATGAAGCAATTCTACACCAGAGGATCTGACCGTAAGTTTCTCTGCATATTCGATACACACCATGTATCACCACGTATTGCTCATAGATCTATGAGCTGCTTGATCCTTTTTAATGTAAGGGAACTTTTGCCACTGCCCTATGAATAGGTCTTAGCCTGTGTCCAGTTTGTTTGTGTCCAGTGGATAGTTTTGATTTGATTCCTTTGTTTTCCTCAGATGTCAGCATTGGTACCCGTTTACTCGCTGGATGCACAACCGGGGCTATGGCAGTGGTAGTTGCTCAGCCTACTGATGTGGTCAAGGTTAGATTTCAAGCTCAGGTCAGACTGACTGACGGCAGCAGCAGATACAGTGGGACTATGGACGCTTATAAAACTATTGCCAGGAATGAAGGCTTCAGAGGGCTGTGGAAAGGTACATGGAAATCTTCTAGTGTGCAAGTTTTGCAAAGATTCTTATGTTAAGAAACATAGTAATCCAGAACTTTTCTAAGACTTTTTAAAGGCAAGGATATTGTAGTACACGTGAGTAAAAAAGTTTCGGTTTGCCTATAGTGAGATTTTGGATTGGAAAGCGGTTGTGTTATGTTCTGATAAGTCTAACTGCTAATTCTTCTTTCAGGAACCATACCCAATATCACGCGCAATGCAGTTGTGAATTGTGCAGAACTGGTTACCTACGACCTCATCAAAGACCTCATTCTGAAGTATGACCTCATGACTGGTGagtgtgattttaaataaatagaatagaaTTGATCAGAATCGTTTGTAGGCATCAACCTAGTTTTGTCCTCTGACCAAAGAAGGATATACAGTATTAAGCGAATGTGGTTGACAGGGGATAACAAATGTTCTACGACAAAAGCAGCACTGCAGCAGGCACACCCAACTTAATACAGTAAACCAATATACTAGGTTACTGGCTATTATGCATTTGTTGATTCTTTATTAAACTAAACTGTCGAAACAAAACAATGATTGACAATCCCTAAAAACTCCCCCTTGAATTTCATAATATTTTCCACTGAAACTCATTATGAATTTGTGGCCATTGTTTTTAATAGTAACAGAATAAACGGATAACCTACAAACTAGAGTACCTCATCTGTTTTTGTGTTAGTCCTATCATTTTACCTCTGAAGTTATAGGAGGTTGTGCTTATTGTTTGAGCGGGTTTCTGTTTTCATTACTGACTCATGCAAATGAACTGAAGACAAATCCGTATTTTCCTCAGATAACCTGCCTTGCCATTTCACGGCTGCTTTTAGCGCTGGGTTCTGCACCACCATCATAGCATCCCCAATCGATGTGGTGAAGACCAGGTTCATGAATTCTGTGGCTGGCCAGTACAGCGGTGCCTTCAACTGCACACTCACCATGTTGACCAAAGAGGGACTCGCAGCCTTCTATAAAGGGTAGGTGTTTCACAGGTTCAGAAGACTGATCATTGATTAAACTGTATTGGTGTTGGACCTTTATAAAAAGCTGTGCTGTTGGTGGTGCTGTCTTTCTAATGAGAATTTCAGCTGAGGTCTTGGCTGCTTAGTAATAGGGACATTAAAAAGGCAATAGCACTCTTTCAAGAAAGTAAAGAGATGTTGACCATCTGTGTATATTCTGCACATGTGTAGTGTGAATTATATACTGACCACTAAAAAgctattaatgaaaaataaaaccaatttatTGTAAAGATCTTCTGCTCGCTGCTACTGTTCTAAGGAGGTTCAGGTGACTGATGCctttttgtgttgctttccagATTCGTGCCCTCGTTCCTTCGACTGGGTTCCTGGAACATTGTGATGTTTGTTTCTTATGAACAAGTTAAACGAGCTATGATGAGAGCCCACCAGAACTGGGAATCTCACTGACACTGAAATGGACCAAGGAAGAAGAGGAAATGAAAGGACTGAACAAGGGTGAAAGAAAACCACCAAACTGTTTACATGAGTGTTTTGTTGGTGCGATATACTCTGTTATTTGTGCTTTTACATATGTACTGTAAAGTATTTAGTAAATTGTGTTTCTTGCAGGGCAGTTAAGCATTTTGTGAAATAATTAGAATATATGTGTTGTAatgctgtaaatattttatactaGAACtgtaataacaattaaaacatatgTTTACCAAAgctgttgatttgttttttttttttttttctggtatgatAAGAATACTCTAACTTTGGAACTGTTCCTGCCATTTAAATGTAAGATTGTGTTTAGGAACCTGTTAACTACAAAGAATCAGCTCTTCAGAAACTTCATACAGAAGATATTTAGAAAGGATACCAGTAGAATGTTtgtgtcaataaaaaataaataaatgaatgtggcAAGGAGCAGGAGTTTTACTAGGGAGTGAAATCTATATCCTGGGTATGATTTAATGTGAGTCTGTCGTGGTCAGTCACACCTGGTAAACAAAACCGGTTGTGCAAATGAGTGATGCatgtttatgaatttaaaaatctTGCTTAGTTTTTGGGGTTTGTTTATTCCAGAGGTTCATAACAGTAGCCCTTTATTCTGACAGGATAGGAGAAGTGAGAAGGAGACACTTAGTAAAACTGGGATTTGGTCAGTGCAGCTGGGGAAACGTGAGATGTTCTCAAAGATCTGGTTTTCGGAAGCCTTTCGATTGCAAAAAAATGATATGGTGTTTCCATTGTGTCAGCACATTACTGATGCCACATCACTGTTTCACTTTTTATCACACAGGCCTAAATTACACCTCAGATTCAACagttatagaattttttttttttttttttaaatcggaaaACTTTTTAACTTGCATTGTCTGTGCCTACTCCAAGTATAACAAGTTTTGGATATCAAGCAAGCAAGCAGCTAGTGCTTGTTTACTATGATCTCCTCTTCTTCAGAAGCCAGGTCATATTAGCTTGCCAGTTTGTGTACATTCTCTAAAGGTAGTTTCAGATAAACAGAGTTATATCTCTTGAGCCTTTTAACTTGGTCCCTATTGTGTTTTGATTAagccatataatatatatatatatatatatatatatatatatatatatatatatatatatatatatatatattacacacactcAATGTTTCATTCTaaaattatgtattatgtatgtattattgtgttatGTTATACTTATTTTCACTGCTTCAGAGTTGGTACAATGTGTAAATATGGTCAAGATAAGCTTGTAGCtcattaaagtaaaacaaaaatgtaaacattattatCTCACTTCACAAATCGGTTTTCTTAAGATAAAAGTTTTTCAGCAAACATGGTGATGTTCTAACAACGACACGTTTTGAATGTGACGTATCGGAAATGCAATGACTAATACCCGTGGGCGTTTcctgtacttgtgtgtgtgtattctttgCTGCACTTCAAAATTCAGTTTTACTCGACTACacgagatttatttttatttaatctccattATTTATACCCATCACCATGGTTGTTAATGTAGTCTGTTGTATAATGTCCTCCTCATGGGATCCGTATTGTGTAGTTGAACTGCAGTAAGCCTTGCACATCTGCACAAGCGCCTAAGAGCTATTGAGCAGCCTGACGCTTTGCATTAACAACGCCTGTTGGCGCATCGCAAAACACTAGTTACTTTATTTACGATAtgtcaagtaaaataaactaactTGCACGGGGTAAACTGTAACCGATTTTCCATTATCAACTAAACATTGTTCATTTGAAAGCTGTTTTAACGAGAAAGCAAAAGTTAGATGAAACAAGCTTGCTGTGAGTTCACAAGCCTTTCCAAACGCAGGAGAAAGCGGCCAGTAGCACAAGCCTAGCAACAGGCAGTAAGCCAATCGGTGTCGAGCACAGGGCTTGACCGTATagggcttgttttttttgtttttttttggttttggttttgattttatcGTGGAAGTGCTACCAGTCAAGTTGGCCTTTTAACTCAGTCCCTATTGTGTTTTGAGTAAGCCATTTTTATAACTGatttcaaatacatatatatgtacatatagtGGGGGTTTAGTTCTTGTCACAAGAAAAAGTAGGTCAAAGGTAAACCTGAGCTGAGGCAGGCTTATATACCGCACCATAACCAGGGGGTTGTTTTTGTGGAAAGTGACATAACAGACAAAGAGATAAAGAGGACGCCGCTTAGGGCGCTGTTTACCCGGCCCGCCTCACGGAAGCGATGACGTTTCGTTTGGCTATTAATATAAACTGAGTCGCGTCAGAGAGGAAGGTTCACAGCACAGGAACCGGGATCAACTGGACTTAGACTGGCGAGAGGAGTCCGGGTACATCAGTCTGATCTAAAGAGGAGAAAACagtcgttgttttttttttttaatttaaataattccaTTGGATTAAGGTACTTACTAACTATTGAGTGTTTGTAAATGTTTGGCGGTATAGCTGTGAGTCATTATTAACCTTAATACACGTTTTAAATGTAAGGTGATCTTTTTTTGCTTGCTAACACGATACCGAACAAAGACATGTCTGGATtcatttgttgtgtgtttttatttcttaagaataaaAAGGAACTGAATATTTTACTAAAACAAGTACAATATTACTAACAGTTTTATTTGAACACTGCCTTGTCTAGTATGTTTCTATTGCCGATATAAATTACAGGGGGGGAAATAGATAAATGAGTTTAAAGGATATGTATTTAGTTTACCAACAGTCTCATGTTGGACAATGAATGactttaataaatatttctattttcCTCTCTTCCAGAATTTTATTATGCTTGTTCAGCGTTTCGTTTTTGGGCGTCTTTCTATGGAACCACGAGGGAATCTGATCATAACTGAAAGTAATTTCAGCGAAAGAGATACATTTAGAGAAGAATGCTGATCACCACCACAACCTTGTCATTCTGAGTTACTTGAATAAAaggtgattttgtttgatttttaaggTGTCTTAACTGACGGAGTCCCGACCACTCTGGCTGGCTGTGTTCACACGTGTTCTTGAATGCGGCTATTGAGAGTTTGACGATTATAAAAAGGTTTTTAAGCTGTTCTGTAGTTTTTGTGATGAGGCTTTTGCCAAGTTGAGTATTTTTTGGCTGTAGTAAAATGGCAATTTTGATCTCAAGAAGATGTCGGTGGGTGACACGAACTGCAGCTAAATGGAAGTTCTCCAACGTCACGGGTTGAATGTGACGTGTCGGAAACGAAGAATTTAATTCTTAATAACTTAAGACTAAGTTTTCTGTGATGCGCTGTAGTCGAAATGAGAagaaactgtgtttttgtgtgttttctttgctgCACTTCAAAATCTCCATTATTTATACCCATCACCAATCACCATGGTTGTTAATGTAGCCTGTTGTATAATGTCCTCCTCATGGGATCCGTATTGTGTAGTTGAACTGCAGTAAGCCTTGCACATCTGCACAAGCGCCTAAGAGCTATTGAGCAGCCTGACGCTTTGCATTAACAACGCCTGTTGGCGCAACGCAAAACACTAGTTACTTTATTTACGATAtgtcaagtaaaataaactaactTGCACGGGGTAAACTGTAACCGATTTTCCATTATCAACTAAACAGTGTTCATTTGAAAGCTGTTTTAACGAGAAAGCAAAAGTTAGATGAAACAAGCTTGCTGTGAGTTCACAAGCCTTTCCAAACGCAGGAGAAAGCGGCCAGTAGCACAAGCCTAGCAACAGGCAGTAAGCCAATCGGTGTCGAGCACAGGGCTTGAAAAGCGGGgggctgtgttttgtgtttttcaccGCTAAAAGCCGGATGTAATGTGATGGAGatgtttacccccccccccccaaaaaaaaaaaaaaaaaaactttcccctTATGAACATTGTCTTATGAAATAAATATTggcataacattgtaattaatttatgaaGCGTGCCATTGTACAGATAATTATGAAATGTTAGATGCAGTACGATTTATATTCTAGTTGTATTAATACCATTCATGAAACGACCCTAAATGAACACTGCCTTTGACAATGCTAACCTTCATTTTTCTGTGCGTTGTTTTAGGCTTGGGCAGAGTTGATCGGCGCTTGTTTTCACTTCATCGTTGCACATTTCCCTTTTCTTGCTCAACTCGTTTGAAAGATGGTTGGGTTCAGACCTGTCGATGTCGCCCCTACCGCTGCTGTGAAGTTCATCGGGGCCGGGACTGCAGCGTGCATTGCCGATCTCATCACCTTCCCCCTCGACACTGCTAAAGTCAGGCTTCAGGTACGTTCAGTAGCAAACCAAGAAGCACCAGCATGGTACGAATATCAGTGTGCAGAAAAAGTGGTCCAAACTTGGGTTATTGCAGCAATTCTTAAATTGCACTGCTAGATCTGGTTGATCAAGTACCTGTCATCCTGGCTGCTTTTAATtctaaatggatttaatttatttcaatattcagTATGAAATCATTCACATCAAGGGGTGAACTAACTTTAGCCACTATTTTTGCACATTTATACTTATTGGCAATGGTTCATTGAGTCCTGACTAGTGTTGTTAACCAATAACTCCAGCTTTCCAGACTGCATGCTTGCACCTTCTGCTGTAGGTTTCCCAGCTGGACATACTGCTGAGTGAACTAGGTTGACGTAGATTTAAAGTGAGATTGTTGGTTCTGAGATGAATGATGCTTGGTGCGTGATGTGGTGTTGATAGATCCTAATATCCTCTCTTCTAAATGCATTCCTTTTCAGAGGCGGCATCGTTCCAGTCTGAACACTCACTGCTTCTAGTCTTGTAGATTTCCAGATGGCGGATAGTCCTAGGAGATTTTAAGCTGTGGATATCGAGCGATGGGGTCTTTGATTAGATGGTAGTGTGCTGGGCTCCCCTGTCCCAGTCACAGTTAAGCTTCAACTCCACCCCCCAACCCCTTTTGTCCTGTACAGCTTCAAGGAGAGTCCAAGTCTGCAGGAGCCAGTGTGACATCTGTCAGATACAGCGGGGTCTTTGGCACGATCACCACCATGGTGAGGACTGAGGGGGCGAGGAGTCTGTACAATGGGCTGGTAGCCGGTCTCCAGCGCCAGATGAGCTTCGCTTCCATCCGAATCGGCCTCTATGACTCAGTCAAGCAGTTCTACAACAAGGGGGCTGAGCGTAAGTTTGTGTTCTAGAATTCAAATATGGGATAGCAGTAAGACTAAAGTGCAGTGGGAGTGTTATTGAAGCATGTATTTTGCAGAGACAGAAATGAGCCATTGTGTCTTCTTTGCATAAGAGTGTTTGTTAGTAAAGATGTGATTTATACCACAGCTTTCAGGCAAAATTAAAGTGGTTAGCAAGCATCAAAGGTGAGTACTTGCACAGAATTACAATAATGAAATGACAATTAAGTTCTGAGCAACTAGCAGAGCAATAACCCAAACCATTTCACAAGCGGGGGAGGGGCAGcagcttttaaagaaacaaactttaaattagCCAGCGCCTTTTATACAGAAAACATACccttttaatacaaaatgtgaaGAGAGGACAATTTTTTGTAGATGCGTGATCCCCTGATTTGACAAAATCGAGATGCACAGTAACTTCACTGCTCTGCTTTGGCAGTATAGTGAATTGAACGAACCTCCTGTTGACAGATGCTGGGGTTGGAAGCCGCTTGCTCGCTGGCTGCACCACTGGAGCTATGGCTGTGGCCCTCGCTCAACCAACTGACGTGGTCAAAGTGAGATTCCAGGCTCAAGCCAATGGGTCGAGTGGAAACCGGCGATACCAGGGAACCATGCAAGCCTACAAGACCATTGCAAAAGAGGAAGGCATCAAGGGGCTATGGAAAGGTAATACACGATCAATACACCTTTTTTTAGCAAGTGTAGCTCTGTTACTAAATAGCACCACCTCTGTGGAGAGGTAATGTTGGGTATAGTGGGGGTGAAATCGGTGCTTGTGGTGTTATAATGTTCTATTTCTACACAGGAACTTCACCAAATATTGCTCGGAATGCCATTGTGAACTGCACCGAATTGGTCACTTATGACCTAATCAAAGATGCGCTTCTGAAATCTAATCTCATGAGtggtaagtgtttgttttttcttctaagtttatgAATGTGTTCTTGCTGTTCTGTGTATATCAAATGTGTTTCTAGGCTAATGCAGACTGTTCTCCATCTTGCTCCTCCAGACACCTTGCCGTGCCATTTCACTTCTGCTTTTGGTGCCGGCTTCTGCACCACTGTGATCGCTTCCCCTGTCGATGTAGTGAAGACAAGATACATGAACTCTGCCCAAGGCCAGTACTGCAGTGCCTTGAACTGTGCCTTCACCATGATGAAAAAGGAGGGACCCACTGCTTTCTATAAAGGGTAAGCTTGCACTAATCGGCAACACTGTCCTTGATTTGAGGTGCATGACTCTATTTGTAAAActaacaattttaaatatttagagacTCGTACATGAAGAAACCCTGACGATAATGACTATTGGCCTCGTACTACAGGCCGCTGTAATGCTCTTTTCACAtgcatgtttttgtaaatggttaaaCCTGTTCTCCATGCTAAATGGTTGCTTGGTTATTGTTACAACCCCTTACCCATGAGTTACTCAAAGGGTTCCAGTGGTACTTGCAGTATGCTTGCTTCACGATTTGTTTGACTATTAGTTACCAATGTATGGTTAAGTTACTTTGCAAGGCAACTTTTGAAaactttctttttaatgtgttttttactcCAGGTTCATGCCTTCTTTCCTACGTCTGGGTTCCTGGAATGTAGTGATGTTTGTCACCTATGAACAGCTTAAACGTGGCATGATGATCGCTCATCAGAACTGGGCAACCCCTGTGTAAATGTCATCCTAGTGTGTAGTGCATAGTGCTTTCTCACTGCAGCTTgaagttaaatacacctgtgcTGTACCTCTACCTCCTTGTAGTTTATTATTTGTTACACTGTCACTTCTTCTTTCTATGTTTACAGAAGACTGAAAGCTGGCCTTTTTTAAAGACGATGCATCTTCTGCATTCtgatttttatttagattgtaTTAAGATCTGCTATAAACCTTGGTACAGATGTTGCCATGTTATTACAGGCATTAGGAATTGGCTTTAATTTCAGTCTGCTAGGTGCACTGAATTAATTTGTTTGGCTAATCttgtgcattactgtaattaATTGACTACTAAGAAATAAAATTTAACTGCAGAAGTTTTGTACTGTTTGGAGTAGCCATTGGGCATAAATGAACGATATTGCCCAGATAGCTTGCTGCAAGACACTGAGATGCTTGTACTGTAAAGGTGAATACTAGTCACACTGGTCACAACGTTGAAGGGAAACAAGCAGGCAGTATGGAAGAGCCACACTAAAGATGCGTGGCTGAAACATTTCAAGGGTCTGTAAGATGGACAGTTCTTCCTACAAGTAATGGCCAAAGGTGATTCTTATTTCCATGTCTGTCTATGTAAGGTCACATTTATACCCCCCACTCCCCTGTCTTTAAACAGCTGTATTCTAAGTTTACATCCTATTTAAAATGGTGCTCCTGTTACAATGACTGAAGGACagcagtccagataagctgcattcCTGCCATTTTTACAcatcagaaatacattttaatttaatgcataaaTATATGCAGAGCAATTTTGCAACTACATCAGctagaatacaatgtcttcagttattagtaaactgtacacaagaaaaactaaCCCAACAAACATTAGCCAATCCCTGGCAAGCCCTGTTGtgtttgcaaccaatcacagtaagaataaaagAAATTCGAatctacacaggttgaagcgtaaacaccccagtccagctacaaaacCAACTAAAAGCACTGTCTGAgccaactgctttaaaaaaaaaaaggtgcctatagtatcaaaataaccttcataacttaatgcatttcttattttatttatctttatagCTTTATATTGAAATTTGAACATGTTTACCCCCTGAAGGTATGGAGTGTGGCCTAAGGGTCCCAAAAGTGTCAGAAGCCAGTTGAGTTAGTTTGTGTCCATTAGTCTACCTGTTCCTGTTCTCTTTGAAAAGCTGTCCATTGCAATAATCTTTCAGTACTTCAAGGGGTTGAAGTGCCCTGTAGGACCATCTTCacttttaattgtaattgttgtggggatttttttccccctcaaataacatttttctgaaatgtaatttGGAAACGCCCATTAAACTTTTTAAACGTGGAAGAAGTTTCAATCACAGAGGACCAGTAATCTGAAACTGTTTTTTAGGTGAAATTGGTAGCCATGATTCTGTTCAGACACACACCTATTTGTAAATGAAACAGAATTTTGTTTTTGATCACATTTATTTGAAATCCATGTTTTTTATGCTGTAGATTATATACATTTGGTAATGTCTCCAACACATTTGTTCTAGTTCCCTGTTTAAGCC contains:
- the LOC121302752 gene encoding mitochondrial uncoupling protein 2-like; translated protein: MAGVKRADLAPTAAVKIIGAGTAACFADLVTFPLDTAKVRLQIQGESKTVKDSKAVKYKGVFGTITTMVRTEGARSLYSGLVAGLQRQMSFASVRIGLYDSMKQFYTRGSDHVSIGTRLLAGCTTGAMAVVVAQPTDVVKVRFQAQVRLTDGSSRYSGTMDAYKTIARNEGFRGLWKGTIPNITRNAVVNCAELVTYDLIKDLILKYDLMTDNLPCHFTAAFSAGFCTTIIASPIDVVKTRFMNSVAGQYSGAFNCTLTMLTKEGLAAFYKGFVPSFLRLGSWNIVMFVSYEQVKRAMMRAHQNWESH
- the LOC121302632 gene encoding mitochondrial uncoupling protein 2-like, with the translated sequence MVGFRPVDVAPTAAVKFIGAGTAACIADLITFPLDTAKVRLQLQGESKSAGASVTSVRYSGVFGTITTMVRTEGARSLYNGLVAGLQRQMSFASIRIGLYDSVKQFYNKGAEHAGVGSRLLAGCTTGAMAVALAQPTDVVKVRFQAQANGSSGNRRYQGTMQAYKTIAKEEGIKGLWKGTSPNIARNAIVNCTELVTYDLIKDALLKSNLMSDTLPCHFTSAFGAGFCTTVIASPVDVVKTRYMNSAQGQYCSALNCAFTMMKKEGPTAFYKGFMPSFLRLGSWNVVMFVTYEQLKRGMMIAHQNWATPV